The following proteins are encoded in a genomic region of Thermococcus pacificus:
- a CDS encoding sulfide/dihydroorotate dehydrogenase-like FAD/NAD-binding protein has translation MPYKILDKKELAMNEVWYKIHAPHVAKKVQPGQFVIVRAFPNGERIPLTPVTWDRDEGWITLITFVRGKTTMRMANELKPGDELLNVAGPLGNPAPMKKFGKILAIGMITGIVEVFPIAKAWQEAGNEVTTLHVSPNPMVILKEEFENAVSRHIVEGFDLQPGWGMNEIAQELVKRAVAKVKELLENEHFDMILTVGPAGGQKAVFNVVKEFGIPMHADLHPIMVDATGMCGACRVTVGGEVKFACIDGPGFDAYKVDWDELIHRSGFYAPMERLALETYLKQLQAQGGEQ, from the coding sequence ATGCCTTACAAGATACTTGACAAGAAGGAGCTCGCCATGAACGAGGTCTGGTACAAGATACACGCCCCTCACGTGGCGAAGAAGGTCCAGCCGGGCCAGTTCGTCATAGTCAGGGCTTTCCCCAATGGTGAGAGGATCCCCCTGACTCCGGTCACATGGGACAGGGATGAGGGATGGATAACCCTCATAACCTTCGTTAGGGGAAAGACTACCATGAGGATGGCCAACGAGCTTAAGCCTGGCGATGAGCTCCTCAACGTCGCGGGTCCGCTCGGAAACCCTGCTCCCATGAAAAAGTTTGGCAAAATCCTCGCGATAGGCATGATAACGGGAATCGTTGAGGTATTTCCCATAGCCAAGGCCTGGCAGGAGGCCGGAAACGAGGTTACAACGCTCCATGTTTCTCCCAACCCGATGGTCATCCTCAAGGAGGAGTTTGAGAACGCGGTTTCAAGGCATATCGTTGAGGGCTTCGACCTCCAGCCTGGCTGGGGAATGAACGAGATAGCCCAGGAGCTCGTCAAGAGGGCCGTTGCCAAGGTCAAGGAGCTCCTTGAGAACGAGCACTTTGACATGATACTAACCGTTGGCCCGGCCGGCGGTCAGAAGGCGGTCTTCAACGTCGTCAAGGAGTTCGGGATCCCGATGCACGCCGACCTCCACCCGATCATGGTTGATGCCACCGGAATGTGCGGAGCGTGCCGTGTCACCGTAGGCGGTGAGGTCAAATTCGCCTGCATTGATGGGCCTGGCTTCGACGCCTACAAGGTTGACTGGGACGAGCTGATCCACAGGAGCGGCTTCTACGCCCCGATGGAGAGGCTTGCCCTTGAGACGTATCTAAAGCAGCTCCAGGCCCAGGGAGGTGAGCAGTGA
- the gltA gene encoding NADPH-dependent glutamate synthase, translating into MAVRRKLIKERVPTPERPAEERVKDFAEVNLGYTFELAVKEAERCLQCPYDYAPCIKGCPVHINIPGFISKLVEYRDDPDKAVKEALNVIWACNSLPATTGRVCPQEDQCEMNCVMGKVGDKINIGKLERFVADYAREKGIDEELLFEIIPKIEKKGQSVAIIGAGPAGLTAAGELAKLGYDVTIYEALHEAGGVLMYGIPEFRLPKSIVESEIEKLKKLGVKILTDHVVGRTVTIEELLEEYDAVFIGSGAGTPRLVNAPGVNLNGIYTANEFLTRVNLMKAYKFPEYDTPVYVGKKVIVIGAGNTAMDAARSARRFGADVTITYRRGPEDVSARIEEVHHAKEEGIKFEYFINPVEFIGDENGKVKAVKFEKMKALEEKDSRGKRKIVGTGEYVTLEADTVIIAIGKHPNRLIVNTPGLKVERGKIVVDENLMTSIPGVFAGGDAIRGEATVILAMGDGRKAAKAIHEYLTKKREGQNA; encoded by the coding sequence ATGGCGGTTAGAAGAAAGCTCATCAAGGAGCGCGTCCCAACCCCGGAGAGGCCGGCAGAGGAGAGGGTTAAGGACTTTGCCGAGGTCAACCTCGGCTACACTTTTGAGCTGGCCGTTAAGGAAGCTGAAAGATGCCTCCAGTGCCCCTATGACTACGCCCCCTGTATCAAGGGCTGTCCGGTCCACATCAACATCCCCGGCTTCATAAGCAAGCTCGTGGAGTACCGCGATGACCCTGACAAGGCCGTCAAGGAGGCCCTCAACGTCATCTGGGCCTGCAACTCGCTTCCGGCCACCACCGGCCGCGTCTGCCCGCAGGAGGACCAGTGTGAGATGAACTGTGTCATGGGTAAAGTGGGAGACAAGATAAACATCGGCAAGCTCGAGCGCTTTGTTGCCGACTACGCCCGCGAGAAGGGCATAGACGAGGAGCTTCTCTTTGAGATAATTCCGAAGATCGAGAAGAAGGGCCAGAGTGTCGCTATCATTGGCGCCGGTCCGGCCGGACTTACAGCGGCCGGCGAGCTGGCCAAGCTCGGCTATGACGTGACAATCTACGAGGCTCTTCATGAGGCCGGTGGCGTCCTGATGTACGGCATTCCTGAGTTCAGGCTTCCCAAGAGCATCGTTGAGAGTGAGATTGAAAAGCTAAAGAAGCTCGGCGTTAAAATACTCACCGATCACGTCGTCGGGAGGACGGTAACCATTGAGGAACTCCTCGAAGAGTACGATGCCGTCTTCATCGGCTCCGGCGCTGGAACCCCAAGGCTCGTCAACGCCCCCGGAGTAAACCTCAACGGCATCTACACGGCCAACGAGTTCCTCACCAGGGTTAACCTCATGAAGGCCTACAAGTTCCCGGAGTACGACACTCCGGTTTACGTTGGCAAGAAGGTCATCGTTATCGGTGCCGGAAACACCGCGATGGACGCCGCGAGGAGCGCGAGGCGCTTTGGTGCCGACGTCACCATCACCTACCGCCGCGGCCCGGAGGACGTCAGCGCGAGGATTGAGGAGGTCCACCACGCCAAGGAAGAGGGCATCAAGTTCGAGTACTTCATCAACCCGGTTGAGTTCATCGGCGACGAGAACGGCAAGGTGAAGGCGGTTAAGTTCGAAAAGATGAAGGCCCTGGAAGAGAAGGACAGCAGAGGCAAGAGGAAGATAGTCGGAACGGGCGAATACGTCACCCTCGAAGCAGATACCGTCATCATAGCCATTGGAAAGCACCCGAACAGGCTCATCGTCAACACCCCAGGCCTCAAGGTTGAGCGCGGAAAGATAGTCGTCGATGAAAATCTCATGACGAGCATTCCGGGCGTCTTCGCGGGCGGAGACGCAATAAGGGGCGAGGCAACCGTAATCCTCGCGATGGGTGACGGAAGAAAAGCCGCTAAGGCCATCCACGAGTACCTCACGAAGAAGAGGGAAGGACAGAACGCCTGA
- a CDS encoding helix-turn-helix domain-containing protein — MEDVLRTLARSLKFFELGETEIRIYSLLQRESLTPRQIAKALGLSERIVREKLKHLLELGLIERTLVNRGWLGYVYHAKAPQKALNELLSRIESTLKALENEVQTNLKG; from the coding sequence ATGGAAGACGTCCTCCGGACCCTCGCGAGGAGCTTGAAATTCTTCGAACTTGGAGAAACGGAAATCAGGATTTACTCCCTCCTTCAGCGGGAGTCACTGACGCCGAGGCAGATTGCGAAGGCCCTCGGCCTGTCGGAGAGAATCGTCAGGGAGAAGCTGAAGCACCTCCTCGAGCTGGGCCTGATTGAGAGAACACTCGTGAACAGGGGGTGGCTGGGTTACGTTTACCACGCCAAGGCTCCTCAAAAGGCCCTTAATGAGCTTTTAAGCCGCATTGAGTCCACGCTAAAGGCGCTGGAGAACGAAGTCCAAACGAATCTGAAAGGATGA
- a CDS encoding UbiA prenyltransferase family protein, translated as MVKTMASVSAVIKNLRPFEGRAYVALIGLALLMNLQEAGPEELITALIAGVLFVWYAFSINNCFDVDTDSLNPLKARKNPVASGELTLREGLGLSALLAMAGTGLAFTLNREAFAVYAVMTTLATIYSAPPRLKARPVVDVLSHGLFFGGLPFLYGALVDGSLSQTEIWLAAAITFYSFALELRNHLEDYESDLKAGLRTTPVVIGKGKSEALVDIFSLIAIGIVLYTLTPPMAVVSSLVVARRGLGIKPKTAHRAFDAAMVVALLLAGGSS; from the coding sequence ATGGTGAAAACGATGGCATCGGTTTCAGCTGTGATTAAAAACCTCAGGCCTTTCGAGGGAAGGGCCTACGTTGCTCTAATAGGACTGGCCCTGCTGATGAATCTCCAAGAGGCTGGGCCGGAGGAATTGATAACAGCGCTTATAGCGGGTGTTCTCTTCGTGTGGTACGCGTTCTCGATAAACAACTGCTTTGATGTCGATACGGACTCGCTGAACCCCCTTAAGGCACGAAAGAATCCGGTGGCGTCCGGAGAGCTGACGTTGAGGGAGGGGCTGGGGCTGTCGGCTCTCCTCGCAATGGCTGGAACGGGTCTCGCCTTCACCCTCAACCGCGAGGCCTTTGCAGTTTACGCTGTCATGACGACCCTGGCGACCATCTACTCCGCCCCGCCGAGGCTGAAGGCGAGGCCTGTGGTCGATGTCCTCTCCCACGGGCTTTTCTTCGGCGGACTGCCATTCCTGTACGGTGCACTGGTCGATGGGAGCCTTTCGCAGACTGAAATATGGCTTGCAGCTGCCATAACCTTCTACTCGTTCGCACTTGAGCTGAGAAACCACCTTGAGGACTACGAGAGCGACCTAAAAGCCGGACTCAGGACAACGCCCGTGGTAATCGGTAAGGGAAAGAGCGAGGCTCTCGTGGACATCTTCTCGCTCATCGCCATTGGAATCGTCCTCTACACCCTCACCCCGCCCATGGCCGTTGTCTCATCCCTGGTGGTGGCCAGGAGGGGCCTGGGTATTAAGCCCAAAACTGCACACCGTGCCTTTGATGCGGCAATGGTCGTAGCGCTCCTTCTGGCGGGGGGAAGTTCATGA
- a CDS encoding glycosyltransferase family 4 protein, producing the protein MRIALVSDWYYPKVGGVASHMHHLAAHLRKRGHEVAVVTNDLKTGKEEELEELGIELIKIPGTVSPIISINITYGLKSNLELGEFLRDFEVVHAHHAFTPLSLKAVKAGRNLGKATLLTTHSISFSHESSLWRALGLTFPLFSHYLSFPHGIIAVSNAAKAFIEHFTSVPVRVIPNGVDDEVFRPLSQKEKKRVKEELGIEGRVVLYVSRMSFRKGPHVLLNAFQNLSREFEDATLVMVGSGEMLPFLKAQAKFLGIEDRVVFTGYVPGNTLPKLFGMADVFVLPSTTAEAFGIVILEAMASGIPVVASNVGGIPEVVKESGSGLLVPPSDEVALKEAVQTILDDEKLAGDLGRAGRKAVERKYSWKVVASEIESAYNEVLSTLE; encoded by the coding sequence ATGAGGATAGCCCTCGTCAGCGATTGGTACTATCCAAAGGTGGGTGGAGTGGCCAGCCACATGCACCACCTCGCGGCTCACCTTCGGAAGAGGGGTCATGAGGTTGCCGTAGTGACAAACGACCTCAAGACCGGAAAGGAGGAAGAGCTTGAGGAACTGGGAATTGAACTCATTAAGATTCCCGGAACGGTAAGTCCGATAATCAGCATAAACATCACCTACGGCCTGAAGTCCAACCTTGAGCTTGGGGAGTTCCTCAGGGACTTTGAGGTAGTTCATGCCCACCACGCCTTCACGCCTCTGTCGCTGAAAGCTGTGAAGGCCGGAAGGAACCTAGGGAAGGCTACTTTATTGACGACCCACAGCATTTCCTTCTCCCACGAATCGTCCCTCTGGAGGGCACTGGGCTTAACCTTTCCCCTGTTCAGCCATTACCTGAGCTTTCCCCACGGGATAATAGCGGTCAGCAATGCCGCCAAGGCCTTCATAGAGCACTTTACCAGCGTTCCTGTCAGAGTAATCCCAAACGGCGTTGACGACGAGGTCTTCAGGCCCCTCAGTCAAAAGGAAAAGAAGCGCGTGAAGGAAGAGCTCGGGATTGAAGGGCGCGTTGTTTTGTACGTCAGTAGGATGTCGTTCAGGAAAGGGCCTCACGTCCTCCTCAACGCCTTCCAGAACCTTTCCAGGGAGTTTGAAGATGCGACCCTCGTCATGGTTGGCTCAGGCGAGATGCTGCCCTTCCTGAAGGCGCAGGCGAAGTTCTTAGGAATTGAAGACAGGGTTGTCTTTACAGGATACGTGCCCGGGAATACCCTTCCCAAGCTGTTCGGGATGGCAGACGTCTTTGTACTTCCTTCCACAACGGCAGAGGCCTTCGGCATAGTCATCCTCGAAGCCATGGCCTCGGGGATTCCAGTTGTGGCCTCCAACGTTGGTGGGATTCCAGAGGTCGTCAAGGAGAGCGGAAGCGGTCTTTTGGTTCCGCCCAGTGACGAAGTGGCCCTTAAAGAGGCGGTTCAGACCATCTTAGACGATGAAAAACTGGCAGGGGATCTCGGGAGAGCCGGGAGAAAGGCCGTCGAAAGGAAATACTCTTGGAAAGTTGTTGCCTCGGAGATAGAGAGTGCTTATAATGAAGTCCTCTCAACTTTGGAGTAG
- a CDS encoding DUF7132 family protein, with protein MEVLKEWDVKVKLVKTKRGAILHMIELEPGHFYLEQNPLKDSKYGVAYRKIKENFPEFYMFWEIKNNHYTGKLLAGAFLEKREIDDFITQLAKSEEYKKFENVMENIEELKE; from the coding sequence ATGGAGGTTCTGAAGGAGTGGGACGTTAAGGTTAAGCTCGTGAAGACCAAGCGGGGAGCGATCCTCCACATGATAGAGCTCGAGCCGGGGCACTTCTACCTCGAGCAGAACCCTCTGAAGGATTCCAAGTATGGGGTTGCCTACAGGAAGATAAAGGAGAACTTCCCTGAGTTCTACATGTTCTGGGAGATAAAGAACAACCACTACACAGGCAAGCTTTTAGCTGGAGCGTTCCTCGAAAAGAGGGAGATAGACGACTTCATCACCCAGCTCGCCAAGAGCGAGGAGTACAAGAAGTTCGAGAACGTCATGGAGAACATCGAGGAGCTGAAGGAGTGA
- the gcvH gene encoding glycine cleavage system protein GcvH, producing the protein MIEVGEYKVKEGLYYTKDHEWAQVLEDGTVLVGISDYAQKELGDLAYVELPEVGKEVSKGDVLCELESVKAVSEVYAPVSGEVAEVNEALEDSPELLNEDPYENWIAKLKPSNLDEELKELMDAEAYAEYLESL; encoded by the coding sequence ATGATTGAAGTCGGCGAATACAAGGTTAAGGAAGGGCTTTACTACACGAAGGACCACGAATGGGCCCAGGTTCTTGAGGACGGGACTGTTCTTGTTGGTATAAGCGACTACGCCCAGAAGGAGCTTGGCGATTTGGCCTACGTCGAGCTTCCGGAAGTGGGCAAAGAGGTCAGCAAGGGCGACGTCCTCTGCGAACTTGAGAGCGTTAAGGCCGTCAGCGAGGTCTACGCCCCTGTCAGCGGAGAGGTCGCCGAAGTCAACGAGGCCCTTGAGGACAGCCCGGAGCTGCTCAACGAGGACCCCTACGAGAACTGGATAGCCAAGCTCAAGCCGAGCAACCTCGACGAGGAGCTCAAGGAGCTCATGGACGCCGAGGCTTACGCGGAGTACCTCGAAAGCCTCTGA
- a CDS encoding Na+/H+ antiporter subunit E has translation MSRVPFYLKERLERLRERVTHGQFEASKLPAWERIILTWAVLIAFWVVISGSLSLDNLLVGAAVTGIIAAFMRDLLTEDIRKSGHIAEKLLYFTFIYLPQYVVIMAFRLLESNLKVAKNVIFMDINPGIVKIKTDLHSDTGITILANSITLTPGTLTLDVNKKLGETYLYVHWIDVETLNREKAGEKIKGDIEEWLKKVFW, from the coding sequence ATGAGCCGTGTCCCCTTCTACCTCAAGGAGAGGCTTGAGCGCCTCAGAGAGAGGGTAACCCATGGGCAGTTCGAGGCTTCAAAACTTCCCGCGTGGGAGCGAATTATCCTCACATGGGCAGTGCTCATCGCCTTCTGGGTCGTTATCTCTGGTAGTCTGAGCTTGGATAACCTCCTCGTGGGTGCGGCGGTTACGGGGATCATAGCGGCATTCATGCGCGACCTCCTGACGGAGGATATAAGGAAGAGTGGCCACATAGCTGAAAAGCTCCTCTACTTCACCTTCATCTACCTCCCCCAGTACGTCGTTATAATGGCCTTCCGCCTGCTCGAGAGCAACCTCAAGGTTGCCAAGAACGTAATCTTCATGGACATCAACCCCGGCATAGTCAAGATAAAGACTGACCTCCATTCCGATACTGGCATCACGATACTGGCGAACTCCATCACACTTACCCCGGGGACACTCACCCTGGACGTCAACAAGAAGCTGGGGGAGACCTACCTCTACGTCCACTGGATAGACGTGGAAACCCTCAACAGGGAGAAGGCCGGAGAAAAGATAAAGGGGGACATCGAGGAATGGCTCAAGAAAGTCTTCTGGTGA
- a CDS encoding monovalent cation/H+ antiporter complex subunit F has translation MAQESLLVSAFYLLVFTAVLITYRVLRGPTLPDRVVGLNTVTTKVVVIIALVSVMREEYYLIDLAIVLLMVNSVGGLILAKYMERRGRSGT, from the coding sequence ATGGCTCAAGAAAGTCTTCTGGTGAGCGCGTTCTACCTCCTTGTCTTCACCGCGGTGCTGATAACCTACCGCGTTCTTAGGGGACCGACCCTCCCGGACAGGGTGGTGGGCCTCAACACGGTAACGACGAAGGTCGTCGTGATAATAGCCCTCGTCTCCGTCATGAGGGAAGAGTACTACCTGATAGACCTTGCCATAGTGCTCCTCATGGTGAACTCCGTCGGGGGGCTCATTCTGGCAAAGTACATGGAGAGGAGGGGTCGGAGTGGGACCTGA
- the mnhG gene encoding monovalent cation/H(+) antiporter subunit G translates to MGPEVLVLLFGEAVMVFGALGIIRFPDVYTRLHAATKCDTGGAMSIILYLVLTMDAPALVRAKFLVLAFLIAMMNPMVSHAIARAAYRYGVIPKVVVDMYAWDNP, encoded by the coding sequence GTGGGACCTGAGGTTTTGGTCCTGCTCTTTGGCGAAGCTGTCATGGTCTTCGGGGCCCTGGGAATAATCCGCTTCCCCGATGTGTACACGAGGCTCCACGCTGCCACGAAGTGCGACACCGGCGGCGCCATGAGCATAATCCTCTACCTTGTGCTCACGATGGACGCCCCCGCATTGGTGAGGGCCAAGTTCCTCGTGCTGGCCTTCCTGATAGCGATGATGAACCCCATGGTGAGCCACGCCATCGCGAGGGCGGCCTACAGGTACGGGGTGATACCGAAAGTGGTGGTGGACATGTATGCTTGGGACAATCCTTGA
- a CDS encoding hydrogenase subunit MbhD domain-containing protein: MLGTILDVIFVAMALLALAVVEEKNLVSSVVKYSLLSLLFVLALFELNAPDVALSAIVVGAVVIGVFIFTIEEVAE, translated from the coding sequence ATGCTTGGGACAATCCTTGACGTTATATTCGTCGCGATGGCCCTCCTTGCACTGGCGGTGGTCGAGGAGAAAAACCTAGTCAGCTCCGTCGTCAAGTACTCCCTGCTGAGCCTGCTCTTCGTCCTCGCACTCTTCGAGCTGAACGCCCCCGACGTCGCCCTCTCGGCAATAGTTGTGGGCGCGGTTGTCATAGGAGTCTTCATATTCACGATAGAGGAGGTGGCGGAGTGA
- a CDS encoding Na(+)/H(+) antiporter subunit B has translation MKMSTVVRTTTKMVSPFLVTYAAYLMLYGHMSPGGGFQGGVILAVAVILLITSHGYAKVRRKFHFNWASLIESSAGVLLVLLGLTGVAFGAFYANFLPTEGGIILPFNVIVGLEVGAAFTFVFYILLRWVESD, from the coding sequence GTGAAGATGAGCACGGTCGTGAGGACGACTACGAAGATGGTCAGCCCGTTCCTTGTCACTTACGCGGCATATCTGATGCTCTACGGCCACATGAGCCCCGGCGGCGGCTTCCAGGGGGGAGTCATCCTTGCGGTAGCGGTTATACTGCTCATCACCTCCCACGGATACGCGAAGGTCAGGAGGAAGTTCCATTTCAACTGGGCGAGCCTTATAGAGAGCTCCGCAGGAGTGCTGCTGGTGCTCCTCGGGCTGACCGGGGTGGCTTTCGGAGCTTTCTACGCAAACTTTCTTCCGACCGAGGGTGGGATAATCCTCCCGTTCAACGTCATAGTTGGCCTCGAAGTCGGCGCCGCTTTCACCTTCGTCTTTTACATCCTGCTGAGGTGGGTTGAGAGTGATTAG
- a CDS encoding cation:proton antiporter subunit C → MISPEQAGIIIMLVGIYGLMTKREPVKLVLSINIVSLGLVLFFVGLAYSPGKDVPIMPTDPVDPLPATLMLTTLVVDVAITSLALAIIIRMRGDGECSP, encoded by the coding sequence GTGATTAGTCCAGAGCAGGCAGGAATAATCATAATGCTGGTCGGAATCTACGGCCTGATGACCAAGAGGGAGCCGGTAAAGTTAGTCCTTTCAATAAACATTGTCTCCCTCGGCCTGGTGCTCTTCTTCGTCGGGCTGGCCTACTCCCCTGGGAAGGACGTCCCGATAATGCCGACGGATCCGGTAGACCCCCTTCCGGCGACACTCATGCTCACCACGCTCGTAGTCGACGTTGCCATAACATCGCTGGCCCTCGCCATAATAATCCGAATGAGGGGTGATGGTGAGTGCTCCCCCTGA
- a CDS encoding proton-conducting transporter transmembrane domain-containing protein translates to MLPLMVASPLLTAFLIVLLDVLHAGKRAVQALFIAGAILPIPVAWLSGGGSEIVGGWPREAGIEVALTEVNTPFIVGELVLFTFVSIYSLQYFSFRDKKTPKVLALLLLVHTGLLGAFIARDFFNFYIYMEIASVSAFALVALSKESSAKRAAFKYLMLSLLASYMFIFSLGLIYMETGYLNAELASRTAVPSRELGAAIAIATASLLLKAGIFPLHSWLPDAHSRAPTPVSALLSGAVVKAPAYGMVLLFSSLPVGETLRTVLMGTAVASVFFGIGMALLQRDAKRLLAYHTVSQMGYVLLGIASLNFVGAAYYAMAHSIFKGGLFLAVGSISTKSRELGEFGYKNESVIAVSVLMLSLAIGGVSPFVGAYAKGLVSSGLSDGWKLAVLLGTIGTLISFTKLNYYLMRGQSPSLLPAWKLSSFGLALAAFLAGLLLGTGINLKDALNIAIAVISFAILKRTGLLEKRVRLSSGDVGKEINVLVAVFVAAVVLLLSLQ, encoded by the coding sequence GTGCTCCCCCTGATGGTGGCCTCCCCTCTCCTTACGGCGTTCCTCATCGTGCTCCTCGATGTCCTCCACGCGGGTAAACGGGCTGTGCAGGCACTCTTCATTGCGGGAGCAATCCTCCCAATCCCTGTGGCATGGTTATCTGGAGGCGGGAGTGAAATCGTCGGCGGCTGGCCGAGGGAAGCGGGGATAGAGGTGGCGTTAACTGAAGTTAATACCCCGTTTATAGTCGGCGAGCTCGTACTCTTCACCTTCGTCTCCATCTACTCCCTCCAGTACTTCAGCTTCCGCGACAAGAAGACGCCCAAAGTCCTTGCGTTGCTCCTCCTCGTCCACACAGGGCTCCTCGGGGCGTTCATAGCCCGGGACTTTTTCAACTTCTACATCTACATGGAGATAGCCTCCGTCTCGGCCTTCGCGCTTGTGGCGCTCTCCAAAGAATCCAGCGCCAAGAGGGCGGCCTTCAAGTACCTAATGCTCTCCCTGCTGGCTTCGTACATGTTCATCTTCTCACTGGGGTTAATCTACATGGAAACCGGCTACCTGAACGCTGAGCTTGCCTCAAGGACGGCAGTCCCGTCGAGGGAGCTGGGCGCGGCCATCGCCATAGCTACTGCCTCCCTCCTTCTGAAGGCGGGTATCTTTCCCCTGCACAGCTGGCTCCCGGATGCGCACTCCCGCGCACCAACCCCCGTGAGTGCCCTGCTGAGCGGAGCGGTGGTCAAGGCCCCCGCCTACGGAATGGTACTCCTGTTCTCGTCCCTCCCGGTAGGGGAGACTCTACGAACGGTTCTAATGGGTACCGCGGTTGCCTCTGTGTTCTTCGGCATAGGCATGGCCCTCCTCCAGAGGGACGCCAAGAGGCTCTTAGCTTACCACACCGTCTCCCAGATGGGCTACGTGCTCCTTGGAATAGCGAGCCTCAACTTCGTCGGCGCTGCCTACTATGCGATGGCCCACTCCATCTTCAAGGGCGGCCTCTTCCTCGCGGTGGGTTCAATCTCGACCAAGAGCAGGGAGCTGGGGGAGTTCGGATACAAAAACGAGTCAGTGATAGCGGTTTCCGTTCTCATGCTCAGCCTCGCCATAGGCGGCGTCTCTCCCTTCGTCGGCGCCTACGCGAAGGGGCTCGTTTCGTCAGGTTTAAGCGACGGATGGAAGCTCGCAGTCCTCCTCGGAACCATCGGGACGCTCATCTCCTTCACGAAGCTGAACTACTACCTCATGAGAGGGCAGAGCCCCTCACTACTGCCCGCTTGGAAGCTGTCCTCCTTCGGCCTGGCCCTCGCGGCTTTCCTGGCAGGCCTCCTCCTTGGAACCGGGATTAACCTGAAGGACGCCCTGAACATAGCTATAGCCGTTATCAGCTTTGCAATTCTTAAGAGGACGGGTCTCCTCGAGAAGAGGGTCAGGTTAAGCTCCGGCGACGTGGGAAAAGAAATAAACGTCCTTGTGGCGGTCTTCGTGGCCGCAGTCGTGCTTCTCCTGTCACTCCAGTGA
- a CDS encoding ACT domain-containing protein has protein sequence MRHYEIVRIKENGKIEIPRDYAYDLGLVEGAYFLVEIDTDLKELHAERVALPGKRLVEVELVVEDRPGVLARISGLMGKHGANILFSESEELSSIGMAGIVAVIDVSGMEGTVEGLIEELKALPEVREVTFRSLE, from the coding sequence ATGAGGCACTACGAGATAGTCAGGATAAAGGAGAACGGGAAGATCGAGATACCCCGCGACTACGCCTACGACCTGGGCCTCGTGGAGGGGGCTTACTTCCTGGTCGAGATCGACACGGACCTCAAGGAGCTTCACGCCGAGAGAGTGGCCCTGCCCGGGAAGCGGCTCGTTGAGGTTGAGCTTGTCGTTGAGGACAGACCCGGGGTTCTTGCGAGGATAAGCGGGCTCATGGGGAAGCACGGGGCAAACATACTTTTCAGCGAGTCCGAGGAGCTCTCCTCCATCGGCATGGCAGGCATAGTAGCGGTTATAGACGTGAGCGGTATGGAAGGAACCGTAGAGGGCCTAATCGAGGAGCTCAAGGCGCTCCCTGAGGTGAGGGAGGTCACGTTCCGCTCACTGGAGTGA